DNA from Armatimonadota bacterium:
GGCCCTGCAGGACGAGGGCGTGCCGCTGGTGGGCTCCCGGACATTCGGCAAATCCACCGTCCAGACCATCTTTCCCCTCCGCGACGGGTGGGGAGTGCGCCTGACCACCGCCCGATACTACACCCGCCGGGGCCGGTCCATTGACCGGGAGGGCCTGACCCCCGATGTTCCGGTGCCCATGGGCGATGCGCCCATCGGCAGCCCCCGGGATCTTCCGGCCGAGCGGGCGCTGGTGGTGCTGCGGGCCATCCTGGCGGGGAGGCGGGGGCCGTGACGCTGCGGGAGGGCGCCGAGGCGGTGGTCCGGGCCCTGCGGGCCGCCGGCCACCGGGCCTACTGGGTGGGCGGGTGCGTCCGCGACCTCCTCATGGGGCGGGAGCCTCACGACTACGACGTGGCCACCGACGCCCCGCCCCAGGCGGTGGCGGCGCTGTTCCCGCAGGTGCACCTGGTCGGCGCCCGGTTCGGCGTGGTGGTGGTGACCCTGGACAGCCACCGCTACGAGGTCGCCACCTTCCGCGCCGAAGGCCCCTACGCCGACGGCCGCCATCCCACCCGGGTGGAATTCGCCGATCCCCGGACCGACGTGGAGCGGCGCGACTTCACCATCAACGGTCTGCTCTACGACCCGCTCACCGGCGAGGTGGTCGACCACGTGGGCGGGCGGGCCGACATCGCCCGGCGCCTCGTCCGCACCATCGGCCCCCCCGAGGCGCGATTCGACGAGGACCGGTTGCGCATGCTGCGGGCCGTGCGGCTGGCGGCGGAGCTGGGGTTTGACCTGGAGGAACAGACCCGGCAGGCCATCGCGGCCCGGGCGCCCCAGATCACCCAGGTCAGCTGGGAGCGCATCCGCGACGAACTGGTGCGCCTGCTCACGAGCCCCGGCCGGGGCAGGGGGGTGCGGCTGCTGCAGGAAACCGGACTGCTGCGGGCCGTGCTGCCGGAGGTGGCCGCGACGGTCGGGGTCCCCCAGCCGCCCGAGTTCCACCCGGAAGGCGATGTGTTCACCCACACCGTCCTGACCGTGGAGCACCTCACCGACCCTTCCCCGGTCCTGGCGCTGGCGGCGCTGCTCCACGACATCGGCAAGCCGCCGACCCTGACCCGCACCGACCGCATCCGGTTTCACGAGCACGACCGGGTGGGGGCGGAGCTGGCCGAGGGCGTGTGCCGCCGCCTCCGGCTCTCCGCGGACGACACCGCCCGGGTGGTGGAGCTGGTGCGCGAGCACCTGCGGGTCCGGGACCTGCCGCGCATGCGCCCGGCCCGGGCCGCCCGCTTCCTGCTGGCCCCCGCAGCGGCCGACCACCTGGAGCTGCACCGCGCCGACTGCCTGGCCAGTCACGGCGACCTGAGCGTGTACCGGTGGGCCGTGCAGGCCCGCCAGCGCCTGCTCGCCCGCCCGGCCGGACCGCGGCTGCTGACGGGAGACGACCTGATCGCCCTGGGCTACCCTCCGGGGCCCCGGTTCCGGGAGATCCTGGACGCGGTGGAGGACGCCCGCCTGGAGGGCCGCATCGCCACGCGGGAGGAGGCGGTGGAGTTCGTCCGGCGGATGTTTCCCCTCTCCGCCCCGGCGGGACATCCTGTGCAGGCGCCGCCCGCGGGGGACGGAGGAGGACAGGGCGGACGCGCAGGGAACTGACTGGAGGGTGATGCCGGCGTGACCGAACTGGGAACCGTGTACCTGTTCCTGACGCTGCTGGTCCTGTTTGTCGTCATCGGGGCTCTGCTGCCCCGCTACCTGCCCGGTCTGATCCGCCTGCTGGATACCACCGTGCTCAAGGAGGAACAGGGATCCGACGGGCGCTCGGACGCGCACTGACGCTGGCGCACCCGCGGCGCCCCCCTCGGATCTGCGCCATCACGCGATCTACGCAATCTGCGCGATCCGCCCGATTCAATCTGCTCAATCTGCCCAATCTGCTCAATCTGCTCGATCTACAGTGTGCTCGATCTGCCCGATCTGCGCGATCTCCGCACCCCGCCCCGTCCGGCGGTTCAACGCTCTCACGTTCCAGCGCCGTCACTCCGAGCGGACGGGGGCGCCCGCCGGCTCGCTCCGCACCACGAACTCCTGCTCCAGCCGCCGCAGCCGGGCCACGATCCCGCCGTACTCCAGCTCGGACATGGGCAGCATCGCCGGTCCGAAGAACCCCTGCCGCCGCATCTCCATCGCCTTGGCGGCAATCCGATCCCGGACCGCGTGCCAGAAGGGGTCGGCGAACAGGTCGGTCGGGCCGGTGAGGCGTCCCTCGTGGATCGAAAAGCCGAGCCCGCAGACCATCGGGCAGCAGAAGAAGGTGGAGGCGGGCGTGTTCATGGGGACGGGCATCAGGGGCAGGTTGTGGCTGCCGCGGGTGTCGCCGGCCACGTAGGGACCCAGGGCGAACGCCGGCCCCAGCTCCTCGGTGGCGGGAAAGATCTTTTGCACCCGGACCACTGCGCAGGGGTCGTCCTTGCCCACGTACCGGCCGGCGATGTTCCGCAGACGCGACGTGCTCACCGCCGCCGCCTGCTCGCCCGGGTAGGCC
Protein-coding regions in this window:
- a CDS encoding CCA tRNA nucleotidyltransferase, whose product is MTLREGAEAVVRALRAAGHRAYWVGGCVRDLLMGREPHDYDVATDAPPQAVAALFPQVHLVGARFGVVVVTLDSHRYEVATFRAEGPYADGRHPTRVEFADPRTDVERRDFTINGLLYDPLTGEVVDHVGGRADIARRLVRTIGPPEARFDEDRLRMLRAVRLAAELGFDLEEQTRQAIAARAPQITQVSWERIRDELVRLLTSPGRGRGVRLLQETGLLRAVLPEVAATVGVPQPPEFHPEGDVFTHTVLTVEHLTDPSPVLALAALLHDIGKPPTLTRTDRIRFHEHDRVGAELAEGVCRRLRLSADDTARVVELVREHLRVRDLPRMRPARAARFLLAPAAADHLELHRADCLASHGDLSVYRWAVQARQRLLARPAGPRLLTGDDLIALGYPPGPRFREILDAVEDARLEGRIATREEAVEFVRRMFPLSAPAGHPVQAPPAGDGGGQGGRAGN